In Nicotiana tabacum cultivar K326 chromosome 2, ASM71507v2, whole genome shotgun sequence, the following proteins share a genomic window:
- the LOC107806103 gene encoding uncharacterized protein LOC107806103, whose translation MFRFSCFPAHVHSHKQKKTTQFSAEAMHKTLEDCSQNHAMKGFAYLSAASASCAAERDALENYVDHASDSSPLERDNKSEEFKSKSNTECEFKRHNNVQMRKSLSLGSCLNLEGRVVSGNDSEHESGRYSCDESDDRCGSASADGGKELNISLLGLFHEAGPSDSVQVNSDLANNESIFSIGDAKESEKGGQENYEVQLSNANESGDHSPRTTRSIVKSSSLPNIHSTGRQFSHNFNRARSADDLNILDARRKENFMDEVANKVMKDKEKEDSLRNNEKVNDKTPPDDNFDTYNYVGSAKDWILPGMDEVNMKKHVNAESTFCRWNELTGKDFKTKRIEEWVTDLQHCGRFDEADDFSVPDNGPEVQKGKAVLDASPVAKLDGKVNPGAESVKKYISSLSANATSAQLINHGLVVIPFLSAFVSLRALNLSGNSIVRITAGALPRGLHVLNLSRNSISVIEGLRELTRLRVLDLSYNRLIRIGHGLASCSSLKELYLAGNKISEVEGLHRLLKLNVLDLRFNKISTAKCLGQLAANYGSLQAISLEGNPAQKNVGDEQLRKCLQGLLPNLVYFNRKPVKVKDTTDRSARLAIGAHQIDRGLKTDLKAMRKASHSASTHKASSSLTHGRKSQPMTTTKPSKIRSTRLPPSGTKTSSRQHVYDFSSKLLSFRPDLSMRRSRSEGTLGVI comes from the exons aTGTTTAGGTTTTCATGCTTCCCAGCTCACGTCCATTCCCACAAACAAAAG AAAACAACTCAATTTTCTGCCGAAGCAATGCATAAAACACTTGAAGATTGTTCTCAGAATCATGCCATGAAGGGTTTTGCTTACTTGTCGGCAGCTAGTGCATCATGTGCAGCGGAGAGAGATGCTCTCGAGAACTATGTCGATCATGCTTCCGATTCTTCTCCTTTAGAGCGTGATAATAAATCTGAGGAATTCAAGAGCAAATCTAATACTGAATGTGAATTCAAAAGACATAACAATGTGCAGATGAGGAAGAGTTTATCTTTGGGTAGTTGCTTGAATTTGGAAGGAAGAGTTGTCAGTGGTAATGACTCAGAGCATGAGAGTGGTAGATATTCTTGTGATGAATCAGATGATCGCTGTGGATCAGCAAGTGCAGATGGTGGGAAGGAACTTAATATCAGCTTGCTTGGTTTATTTCACGAAGCTGGACCTTCTGATTCTGTTCAAGTGAACTCTGATTTGGCTAACAATGAGTCAATATTTTCAATTGGAGATGCAAAAGAGTCAGAAAAAGGCGGACAAGAGAACTATGAGGTTCAGTTGTCTAATGCAAATGAGTCTGGTGACCATTCACCACGTACTACTCGTAGTATTGTAAAATCAAGTTCATTGCCTAACATTCATTCCACAGGTCGACAATTTAGCCACAACTTCAATCGTGCCAGATCTGCTGATGACTTAAATAttttagatgcaagacggaaagaaaatttcatggatgaggtagcaaacaaggtgatgaaagacaaagaaaaagaagatagcTTACGGAATAATGAAAAAGTTAATGATAAAACCCCACCTGATGACAATTTTGATACTTATAACTATGTTGGCTCAGCCAAAGACTGGATACTACCTGGGATGGATGAGGTTAACATGAAGAAGCATGTTAATGCAGAATCTACATTTTGCCGGTGGAATGAATTGACAGGCAAGGATTTTAAGACTAAACGAATTGAGGAGTGGGTCACAGACCTTCAGCATTGTGGCAGATTTGATGAAGCAGATGACTTTTCTGTTCCTGACAACGGTCCCGAAGTGCAAAAGGGTAAAGCTGTCTTGGATGCTTCTCCTGTTGCAAAGTTGGACGGTAAGGTCAACCCTGGTGCAGAAAGTGTTAAGAAATATATCTCTTCATTGAGTGCCAATGCCACGTCAGCTCAGCTGATAAATCATGGGTTGGTTGTGATTCCATTTCTCAGTGCTTTTGTGAGCTTAAGAGCACTTAACTTATCTGGGAATTCCATAG TGAGGATAACTGCTGGTGCTCTCCCTCGAGGGCTTCATGTTTTGAATCTGTCCAGGAACAGTATCTCAGTTATTGAAGGATTGCGTGAACTTACACGACTTCGTGTTCTTGACCTGAGCTACAATCGACTAATAAGGATTGGACATG GTCTTGCTTCCTGTTCTTCCTTGAAAGAGCTGTACCTAGCGGGGAATAAAATCAGTGAGGTTGAGGGTCTTCACCGCCTCCTAAAATTGAACGTCCTGGATTTGAGATTCAACAAAATATCTACAGCCAAATGTCTGGGCCAACTTGCAGCTAATTATGGTTCTTTACAAGCAATCAGCCTGGAAGGGAACCCTGCCCAGAAGAATGTTGGTGATGAACAACTGCGAAAATGTCTACAAGGCCTTCTTCCGAATCTCGTTTACTTCAACAGGAAACCCGTCAAGGTGAAGGACACAACAGACAGATCTGCTAGATTAGCCATTGGTGCTCATCAGATAGATCGAGGTCTCAAAACGGACCTTAAGGCTATGCGGAAGGCAAGCCATAGTGCTTCCACGCACAAAGCATCATCTTCATTGACTCATGGCCGTAAAAGTCAACCAATGACCACAACAAAACCATCCAAGATTAGATCCACCCGCCTGCCCCCTAGTGGAACTAAAACTAGTTCACGGCAACATGTCTATGACTTCAGCAGCAAGCTTCTTAGCTTCAGACCTGACCTATCTATGCGCAGGAGCCGAAGCGAGGGAACTCTTGGTGTGATTTGA